In the genome of Palaemon carinicauda isolate YSFRI2023 chromosome 20, ASM3689809v2, whole genome shotgun sequence, one region contains:
- the LOC137659879 gene encoding uncharacterized protein, whose protein sequence is MSKWLKDNWDQNQFILLPPKHPFSLIYLSHIHQKDHSGVESSLARAQVKYLILGARKTMKSIRKQCVVCRRIDKICTSQAMGEFPKEGLEPCPPWHNVSLDLFGPFWVCDTVKRRVKRKIFGVILNCMVTRAVHLDISEGYDIQNVLTVLKRFTCLRGFPKKLYSDNGTQLVSANKELREMVTHWNKGFVFNFGKFKGLTWVFNKSADAPWENACSESLIRLVKRSLTRIIGESVISFGELQSVMYEVANMLNERPIGLKPGENFNEGTVLRPNDLLLGRYTIETPCGFWNERAESDQ, encoded by the exons ATGTCCAAGTGGTTGAAGGACAATTGGGATCAAAATCAGTTTATACTTCTCCCACCAAAGCACCCATTCTCTTTAATATACCTGTCTCACATACATCAAAAGGATCACAGTGGAGTTGAATCAAGTCTTGCTAGAGCTCAAGTGAAATATTTGATATTGGGAGCAAGGAAAACTATGAAATCTATTAGAAAACAGTGTGTAGTGTGTCGAAGAATAGACAAAATCTGTACATCACAAGCTATGGGAGAGTTCCCAAAAGAGGGACTTGAACCATGCCCTCCATGGCATAATGTTAGCCTAGATCTTTTTGGCCCTTTCTGGGTTTGTGATACTGTCAAAAGGagagtgaaaaggaaaatatttggagTAATTTTAAATTGCATGGTTACAAGGGCTGTACATTTGGACATTTCTGAGGGTTATGATATTCAGAACGTTCTTACTGTACTGAAAAGGTTCACATGTCTAAGAGGCTTTCCAAAGAAGCTTTACAGTGATAACGGTACGCAGTTGGTGTCTGCTAACAAGGAGTTGAGAGAAATGGTTACTCATTGGAATAAAGGTTTTGTGTTTAACTTTGGGAAATTTAAAGGTTTAACCTGGGTATTTAATAAATCGGCTGATGCCCCATGGGAAAACGCTTGTAGCGAGTCGTTAATTAGACTGGTGAAGAGGTCACTCACCAGAATCATAGGTGAATCAGTCATATCTTTTGGGGAACTACAATCTGTAATGTATGAAGTTGCCAATATGTTGAATGAACGGCCTATTGGGCTCAAACCAGGGGAAAACTTTAACGAAGGGACTGTGTTAAGACCTAATGATTTACTATTGGGTCGATATACTATCGAAACTCCTTGTGGATTTTGGAATGAGAGG gctgaatcagatcaataa
- the LOC137659880 gene encoding uncharacterized protein — protein MSKWLKDNWDQNQFILLPPKHPFSLIYLSHIHQKDHSGVESSLARAQVKYLILGARKTMKSIRKQCVVCRRIDKICTSQAMGEFPKEGLEPCPPWHNVSLDLFGPFWVCDTVKRRVKRKIFGVILNCMVTRAVHLDISEGYDIQNVLTVLKRFTCLRGFPKKLYSDNGTQLVSANKELREMVTHWNKGFVFNFGKFKGLTWVFNKSADAPWENACSESLIRLVKRSLTRIIGESVISFGELQSVMYEVANMLNERPIGFKPGENFNEGTVLRPNDLLLGRYTIETPCGFWNERAESDQ, from the exons ATGTCCAAGTGGTTGAAGGACAATTGGGATCAAAATCAGTTTATACTTCTCCCACCAAAGCACCCATTCTCTTTAATATACCTGTCTCACATACATCAAAAGGATCACAGTGGAGTTGAATCAAGTCTTGCTAGAGCTCAAGTGAAATATTTGATATTGGGAGCAAGGAAAACTATGAAATCTATTAGAAAACAGTGTGTAGTGTGTCGAAGAATAGACAAAATCTGTACATCACAAGCTATGGGAGAGTTCCCAAAAGAGGGACTTGAACCATGCCCTCCATGGCATAATGTTAGCCTAGATCTTTTTGGCCCTTTCTGGGTTTGTGATACTGTCAAAAGGagagtgaaaaggaaaatatttggagTAATTTTAAATTGCATGGTTACAAGGGCTGTACATTTGGACATTTCTGAGGGTTATGATATTCAGAACGTTCTTACTGTACTGAAAAGGTTCACATGTCTAAGAGGCTTTCCAAAGAAGCTTTACAGTGATAACGGTACGCAGTTGGTGTCTGCTAACAAGGAGTTGAGAGAAATGGTTACTCATTGGAATAAAGGTTTTGTGTTTAACTTTGGGAAATTTAAAGGTTTAACCTGGGTATTTAATAAATCAGCTGATGCCCCATGGGAAAACGCTTGTAGCGAGTCGTTAATTAGACTGGTGAAGAGGTCACTCACCAGAATCATAGGTGAATCAGTCATATCTTTTGGGGAACTACAATCTGTAATGTATGAAGTTGCCAATATGTTGAATGAACGGCCTATTGGGTTCAAACCAGGGGAAAACTTTAACGAAGGGACTGTGTTAAGACCTAATGATTTACTATTGGGTCGATATACTATCGAAACTCCTTGTGGATTTTGGAATGAGAGG gctgaatcagatcaataa
- the LOC137659882 gene encoding uncharacterized protein, with the protein MSKWLKDNWDQNQFILLPPKHPFPLIYLSHIHQKDHSGVESSLARAQVKYLILGARKTMKSIRKQCVVCRRIDKICTSQAMGEFPKEGLEHCPPWHNVSLDLFGPFWVCDTVKRRVKRKIFGVILNCMVTRAVHLDISEGYDIQNVLTVLKRFTCLRGFPKKLYSDNGTQLVSANKELREMLLIGIKVLCLTLGNLKV; encoded by the coding sequence ATGTCCAAGTGGTTGAAGGACAATTGGGATCAAAATCAGTTTATACTTCTCCCACCAAAGCACCCATTCCCTTTAATATACCTGTCTCACATACATCAAAAGGATCACAGTGGAGTTGAATCAAGTCTTGCTAGAGCTCAAGTGAAATATTTGATATTGGGAGCAAGGAAAACTATGAAATCTATTAGAAAACAGTGTGTAGTGTGTCGAAGAATAGACAAAATCTGTACATCACAAGCTATGGGAGAGTTCCCAAAAGAGGGACTTGAACATTGCCCTCCATGGCATAATGTTAGCCTAGATCTTTTTGGCCCTTTCTGGGTTTGTGATACTGTCAAAAGGagagtgaaaaggaaaatatttggagTAATTTTAAATTGCATGGTTACAAGGGCTGTACATTTGGACATTTCTGAGGGTTATGATATTCAGAACGTTCTTACTGTACTGAAAAGGTTCACATGTCTAAGAGGCTTTCCAAAGAAGCTTTACAGTGATAACGGTACGCAGTTGGTGTCTGCTAACAAGGAGTTGAGAGAAATGTTACTCATTGGAATAAAGGTTTTGTGTTTAACTTTGGGAAATTTAAAGGTTTAA